One part of the Enterococcus sp. DIV1094 genome encodes these proteins:
- a CDS encoding RNA-guided endonuclease InsQ/TnpB family protein, whose amino-acid sequence MIRAKKVRLRPTKEQEKQLWKSSGTARWIFNWTLKMQEMNHRFDGKFIANNHLRKYITKIKKRPKYAWLNDVSNNIAKQAVKDACDAYKKWFDGRTGRSCLKAEKPRLKSRKKTKPAFYNDNIKLKVKAKSVLLEKIGWIKTSEQIPKNTKYFNPRVRFDGKYWYLSMGIEKEKSEQHLTGEVLGIDLGIKDLAVVSNGRIYKNINKTKKVKKIEKRLRRLQRTVSRKYEMNKEGNRFVKTCNIYKLEKEIRHTHRRLANIRQNHIHQTTTEIVKTKPSKIVIETLNVKGMMKNKHLAKSVAQQKFYEFKRQLQYKCEDYGIELVEADTFYPSSKLCHECGYKKVELKLSDRTYHCEECGYTADRDYNASLNLASYIA is encoded by the coding sequence TTGATACGGGCCAAGAAAGTAAGGCTACGACCGACGAAAGAGCAAGAAAAACAATTGTGGAAATCAAGTGGAACCGCTCGCTGGATATTTAACTGGACGCTAAAGATGCAAGAAATGAATCATCGATTTGACGGGAAATTTATCGCCAACAATCATTTACGAAAGTATATTACTAAAATCAAAAAACGTCCTAAATATGCTTGGCTGAACGATGTTTCTAATAACATTGCGAAACAGGCAGTAAAAGATGCTTGCGATGCCTATAAAAAATGGTTTGATGGTAGGACAGGAAGAAGCTGTTTAAAGGCTGAAAAACCAAGGTTGAAGTCAAGGAAGAAGACGAAACCAGCTTTTTACAATGACAACATCAAGCTGAAAGTGAAAGCAAAATCAGTTTTACTTGAAAAAATCGGTTGGATAAAAACCAGCGAACAAATCCCAAAGAATACAAAGTATTTTAATCCACGAGTTCGTTTTGATGGAAAGTACTGGTATCTTTCAATGGGTATTGAAAAAGAGAAGTCAGAACAGCACTTAACAGGCGAAGTACTGGGAATTGACCTTGGTATCAAAGACTTAGCGGTTGTTTCCAATGGAAGAATCTACAAAAATATTAATAAAACAAAAAAAGTGAAAAAGATTGAGAAACGACTACGTCGGTTACAGCGTACAGTTTCTCGAAAATACGAGATGAATAAGGAGGGAAACCGATTTGTCAAAACGTGTAACATCTATAAATTAGAAAAAGAAATTCGGCATACACATCGAAGACTAGCAAATATTCGTCAGAATCACATTCATCAGACAACAACGGAGATAGTGAAAACCAAACCATCAAAAATCGTTATTGAGACATTGAATGTAAAGGGAATGATGAAAAATAAACATTTAGCTAAATCAGTCGCACAACAAAAATTCTATGAGTTCAAACGCCAACTACAGTATAAATGTGAAGATTACGGCATTGAATTAGTAGAAGCAGATACGTTCTATCCAAGCTCCAAACTATGCCATGAATGTGGGTATAAGAAAGTAGAATTGAAATTGTCTGACCGCACCTATCATTGTGAAGAATGCGGATATACAGCGGATAGAGATTACAATGCAAGTTTGAATTTAGCTAGTTATATTGCTTGA
- a CDS encoding 5-formyltetrahydrofolate cyclo-ligase, giving the protein MGHEKQKKEKLRQFGIEVLKKIAVSGDKKTKEQKIAAQLFATDYWKNVQVIGLTLSNEFEIDTRPLIEEARATGKIVVIPKTLPKRQMAFYAFTEHTGLKRSNFGVLEPVSTHLYEADMIDLLIVPGIVFHPEGYRIGFGGGYYDRYLQEYPHQTCSLAFKEMIHSDWQPEIFDKKIQHLLID; this is encoded by the coding sequence ATGGGACACGAAAAGCAGAAAAAGGAAAAACTTCGTCAGTTTGGTATCGAAGTGCTGAAAAAAATTGCTGTAAGTGGCGATAAAAAAACAAAAGAACAAAAAATCGCTGCGCAGTTGTTTGCCACTGACTATTGGAAAAACGTGCAAGTCATTGGTTTGACACTTTCAAATGAATTTGAAATAGATACACGACCGTTGATTGAAGAAGCAAGAGCCACAGGGAAAATCGTTGTGATCCCTAAGACATTACCAAAACGTCAAATGGCTTTTTATGCGTTCACTGAGCACACGGGATTGAAACGGTCAAATTTTGGTGTTTTGGAACCTGTGTCAACTCATCTTTATGAGGCAGACATGATTGATTTGCTGATCGTACCAGGAATCGTCTTTCATCCAGAGGGATATAGAATCGGCTTTGGTGGAGGGTATTATGATCGCTATCTTCAAGAGTATCCGCATCAAACCTGTAGTTTAGCTTTCAAAGAAATGATTCATAGTGATTGGCAACCAGAAATATTTGATAAAAAAATTCAACATCTATTGATTGATTAA
- a CDS encoding iron chelate uptake ABC transporter family permease subunit: MKKIYWGIGLLLCLWVLTAIISLMIGTPFLYIDQLLDVMFGRGTQVQQLVLTEFRLPRLMISLLAGACLGIAGFLLQGVTRNPLADSSILGINSGAGFFVMLYLGFFTSHASPFLLLFVAFLGGTFAAFLVYFVAYRRSGQVAMNRLLLSGIAVNAGFSAAMLLSTIKISKENYGFVNAWLAGSIWGASWPYVTAFLPWAIILIPLAFFYNRRIGLLSFGQERAQSLGLNVSRSQSLLLLLAVGLACGSVAVAGSLSFVGLLAPHAAKIIVRKENHWAFLLSGLFGGLFVNIADILARVILPDGEVPTGILIAVLGAPYFLYLLFHIQKKQLSV, encoded by the coding sequence GTGAAAAAAATATATTGGGGCATTGGATTATTACTCTGTTTATGGGTTTTGACTGCAATCATCAGTTTAATGATCGGCACCCCTTTTCTATATATCGACCAATTACTAGATGTCATGTTTGGCAGGGGCACACAAGTCCAACAGTTGGTTTTGACAGAATTTCGTTTGCCAAGACTGATGATCAGCTTACTGGCAGGGGCATGTTTAGGAATAGCCGGTTTCCTCTTACAAGGAGTAACTAGAAATCCTTTAGCCGACTCCAGTATTTTAGGTATCAACTCTGGTGCGGGATTTTTCGTTATGTTGTACCTCGGCTTTTTTACAAGCCATGCTTCGCCTTTTTTGTTACTTTTCGTCGCCTTTCTAGGTGGAACGTTTGCTGCTTTTTTAGTTTATTTTGTTGCGTATCGTCGTTCAGGACAAGTAGCAATGAATCGCTTGCTTCTTTCAGGTATCGCAGTAAATGCGGGTTTCTCTGCGGCAATGCTTTTAAGTACAATAAAGATCTCAAAAGAAAATTATGGCTTTGTGAACGCTTGGTTAGCGGGTTCAATCTGGGGTGCAAGTTGGCCTTATGTTACTGCCTTTTTACCTTGGGCGATCATCTTGATCCCCTTGGCGTTTTTCTATAATCGCAGAATCGGTCTTTTATCATTTGGACAAGAGCGAGCGCAGAGTTTAGGGCTGAATGTGTCACGAAGTCAGTCATTATTGCTCTTACTTGCTGTCGGCTTGGCGTGTGGCAGTGTAGCTGTAGCGGGTAGCTTATCCTTTGTTGGGTTACTCGCACCTCATGCTGCAAAAATCATCGTACGTAAAGAAAATCATTGGGCGTTCCTATTGAGTGGGTTGTTCGGCGGGCTTTTTGTCAATATTGCCGATATTCTTGCCCGAGTCATTTTACCTGATGGGGAAGTACCGACGGGAATATTGATTGCTGTCTTAGGCGCACCGTACTTTCTTTACTTACTATTTCATATTCAAAAGAAACAACTATCCGTATAA
- a CDS encoding FecCD family ABC transporter permease codes for MRKGKKIMTLWLLLLLAIIIFFFALYNGASTVKGNEVWQALFQFDSTDQAQQIIRNIRLPRVVGAFIVGSCFALSGALMQGVTRNNLADSGLLGINAGASLAMAFSFAFLPKASPFAIFLLSLLGSLIVTMIVLGFFSFSKIGLSTMQMILAGVAISSFFTAISQALTQLFNLQQDLTFWFVGGAANITWQQLIVLSPIYLVAVIGSFLLGKSISLIHLSESHAIALGGHPQRTRVLVFIFVSILAALAVSLVGPVSFIGLMVPPIVRGFVGTDYRYVLPASFIAGGVLVMLADFVARMINPPFETPFGLVISLIGVPFLLVQVRRERV; via the coding sequence ATGAGAAAAGGGAAAAAAATAATGACGCTATGGCTACTTCTGCTATTGGCAATCATCATCTTCTTTTTTGCTTTGTATAATGGTGCCTCTACAGTTAAAGGCAATGAAGTTTGGCAAGCGCTCTTTCAATTTGATTCGACTGATCAAGCACAGCAGATCATTCGTAATATCCGTTTGCCACGTGTAGTTGGTGCATTCATCGTCGGCAGTTGTTTCGCACTCAGTGGGGCTTTGATGCAAGGTGTCACTAGAAATAATTTAGCGGATTCAGGATTGTTAGGGATAAATGCTGGCGCATCATTAGCTATGGCATTTAGCTTTGCCTTTTTACCAAAAGCTTCGCCATTTGCCATTTTTTTACTTTCATTACTTGGGTCGTTGATCGTGACGATGATCGTCTTAGGTTTTTTCAGTTTTTCAAAAATCGGGCTTAGTACCATGCAGATGATTTTAGCCGGTGTGGCGATCAGTTCTTTTTTTACTGCGATCAGCCAAGCGTTGACTCAGCTATTCAATTTACAACAAGATTTAACATTTTGGTTCGTTGGTGGAGCGGCTAATATTACTTGGCAACAGTTGATCGTTCTTTCGCCGATCTATTTAGTGGCAGTTATTGGCTCTTTTCTGTTAGGCAAATCGATTTCCTTGATCCATTTAAGCGAATCACATGCCATTGCACTAGGCGGACACCCACAGCGGACACGTGTCTTAGTGTTCATTTTTGTCTCGATCTTAGCTGCGCTTGCTGTTTCTTTAGTTGGACCCGTTTCCTTTATTGGCTTGATGGTACCACCAATTGTTCGTGGCTTTGTCGGTACGGATTATCGCTATGTCTTACCAGCTTCGTTTATCGCTGGCGGTGTCTTAGTCATGCTAGCAGACTTTGTCGCACGGATGATCAATCCACCATTTGAAACACCGTTCGGCTTAGTGATCTCCTTGATTGGTGTGCCATTCTTATTGGTACAAGTTAGGAGGGAACGCGTGTGA
- a CDS encoding ABC transporter ATP-binding protein — protein MSRLNATEITTGYPNKTIIENLSVAIPEGKITSLIGPNGSGKSTLLKSFTRILPVKNGKILVNDRELTTYHSKELARKLALLAQTSEYPLGMTVEEVVSYGRYPYQKLFSGMDDQDLQAIEWALTATNLIALKDRDIASLSGGQAQRVWIAMALAQEADILILDEPTTFLDPAHQLEILDLLTEINRMKKTTILMSIHDINHASRFSDYLVAMKEGRLVVDGTPEEVITKEWMREIFEIDAQIVQLPETNKPVFLTYDLIKKQEEK, from the coding sequence ATGTCTAGATTAAATGCCACTGAAATCACTACCGGTTACCCCAATAAAACGATAATTGAAAATTTATCTGTCGCAATACCGGAAGGGAAGATCACCAGTTTGATCGGTCCAAATGGTAGTGGCAAGTCTACCTTATTAAAAAGCTTCACCCGCATACTTCCTGTAAAAAATGGCAAAATACTTGTCAATGATCGTGAATTGACGACCTACCATTCAAAAGAATTAGCACGAAAACTTGCTTTACTTGCTCAAACGAGTGAATATCCATTAGGGATGACAGTAGAAGAAGTGGTTTCTTATGGTAGATATCCTTATCAAAAATTATTTAGTGGCATGGACGATCAAGATCTGCAAGCTATCGAGTGGGCATTGACAGCAACAAATCTTATCGCATTGAAAGATCGAGATATAGCAAGCCTGTCAGGTGGCCAAGCGCAGCGAGTTTGGATCGCCATGGCGTTAGCTCAAGAAGCGGATATCTTGATACTTGATGAACCAACCACTTTTTTAGACCCTGCACATCAATTAGAGATATTAGATTTATTAACAGAAATCAATCGAATGAAAAAAACCACGATCTTGATGTCGATCCATGATATCAATCATGCCTCTCGTTTTTCTGATTATTTAGTCGCGATGAAAGAAGGACGATTAGTTGTCGATGGGACGCCAGAAGAAGTCATTACCAAAGAATGGATGAGAGAGATTTTTGAGATCGATGCACAAATCGTCCAGCTACCTGAGACAAATAAACCTGTTTTCTTAACGTATGATCTAATCAAGAAACAGGAGGAGAAATGA
- a CDS encoding iron-hydroxamate ABC transporter substrate-binding protein, with amino-acid sequence MRLKNKLFTISSALLMVGLLSACSPSSSTTEETAFSTTTADNGTHTVTDTLGHSVEVPNQPKRIIGSYLEDYLIALGETPVAQWTVGSGSIQDYLQEDLKDIPTISYDLPYENVLSFEPDLLLISSSATVEGGKYEQYSKIAPTYVVKNGTDVTWEEQLQDIGKVLNKEDKAKEIIQDYQDYAKETREALSDKINGKTAAVLWVTNNSAFMVSENRSSGRIVYEDLQFGVPSLVEEVSKEATSDWSAVSSEKLAELDADYIILVNSDEQAAMFNEPTWQNLKAVKANQVFEFGPTSSWLYNGPIASRQMIDDIKAELK; translated from the coding sequence ATGAGACTTAAAAATAAACTATTCACAATCTCTAGTGCATTACTGATGGTAGGATTGCTTAGTGCTTGCTCGCCAAGCTCATCAACAACGGAAGAAACAGCTTTTTCAACGACTACCGCTGATAATGGTACACATACGGTGACCGATACATTAGGCCACTCCGTTGAAGTGCCAAACCAACCGAAACGCATCATCGGTAGTTACTTAGAGGATTATCTGATTGCTTTAGGTGAAACGCCTGTCGCACAATGGACAGTCGGTAGCGGTTCGATCCAAGATTATTTACAAGAAGATCTGAAAGATATCCCAACGATTTCCTATGATTTACCTTACGAAAATGTGTTGAGTTTTGAACCTGATCTATTATTGATCTCTTCTTCTGCAACGGTTGAAGGTGGCAAATACGAGCAATATAGTAAAATTGCCCCAACCTACGTCGTTAAAAATGGGACAGATGTCACATGGGAAGAACAATTACAAGACATCGGTAAAGTGTTGAATAAAGAGGATAAAGCCAAAGAAATCATTCAAGACTACCAAGATTATGCGAAAGAAACAAGAGAAGCATTGAGTGACAAGATCAATGGCAAAACAGCCGCTGTCTTATGGGTCACAAACAACTCTGCTTTTATGGTCAGCGAGAACCGTTCAAGCGGACGCATCGTTTATGAAGATCTACAGTTTGGCGTTCCTTCTTTAGTGGAAGAAGTATCAAAAGAAGCAACTTCTGACTGGTCAGCTGTTTCATCAGAAAAATTAGCTGAATTAGACGCAGACTACATCATTTTAGTGAACAGCGATGAACAAGCGGCGATGTTCAACGAACCTACTTGGCAAAATCTGAAAGCAGTGAAAGCCAATCAAGTATTCGAGTTTGGCCCAACTTCTAGCTGGTTGTACAATGGTCCGATCGCTAGTCGTCAAATGATCGATGATATTAAAGCAGAGCTAAAATAA
- a CDS encoding response regulator transcription factor, translated as MRKVLLIEDDPTITDFMEVVLAKEHYQVTIAATGMEALNVFQETSFDLILLDLGLPDIDGIELLKIIRKRLATPLIVISARNNEHEKVKALDLGADDYVTKPFGMNELLARIRTAFRHRKQEELPAIITNGELCLDTESQLLTKAGEPIHLTKNEYRILLVLFQHLGKVVTYRVLTSEVWGPYGTDSQVLRVNMSNIRKKIEKNTISPEYLITEIGVGYRLRDYRNS; from the coding sequence ATGAGGAAAGTCCTATTGATTGAAGATGACCCAACGATCACCGATTTTATGGAAGTCGTGTTAGCAAAAGAACACTATCAAGTGACGATAGCGGCAACAGGCATGGAAGCTTTGAATGTGTTCCAAGAAACTTCCTTTGATTTGATTTTGCTTGATTTAGGGTTGCCTGATATCGATGGCATCGAGCTATTGAAAATCATCCGTAAACGACTTGCTACTCCGTTGATCGTGATCTCTGCGCGTAACAACGAACATGAAAAGGTCAAAGCTCTCGATCTTGGTGCGGATGATTATGTGACGAAACCTTTTGGGATGAATGAATTACTTGCTAGGATCAGAACAGCTTTTCGTCATCGTAAACAAGAAGAATTACCTGCGATCATTACGAACGGAGAATTATGTTTGGATACAGAAAGTCAACTGTTGACAAAAGCAGGAGAACCGATCCATCTGACGAAAAATGAATACCGTATTTTACTCGTTTTATTCCAACATCTCGGCAAAGTCGTCACGTATCGTGTATTAACGTCAGAAGTTTGGGGACCTTATGGAACCGATTCTCAGGTGTTGAGGGTCAACATGTCAAATATCCGTAAAAAAATCGAGAAAAATACCATCAGCCCAGAATATTTGATCACAGAGATCGGCGTTGGCTATCGGTTACGGGATTACCGAAATTCTTAG
- a CDS encoding sensor histidine kinase, with amino-acid sequence MERQNISERLYKPEKGRGRLRVYFGFAAGVGKTYAMLAEAQELRVLGKDIVVGYIEPHDRPDTNELLKGLPQIPLKELTYKGLTLSEPNIDAIIKRQPEIVLIDELAHSNAPGSRNRKRYQDIEELLNAGINVHTTINVQHIESLNDIVEEVTGIEVKETVPDTFFQHATLKVIDVEPDELIDRLAQGKIYANENAKRALQHFFIPKKLEQLRGLAIQRASDHINRVIGKTNGVQSKLITIVQDAFPKMAEKSIRWTARLAQGLGAEWIVLYIRSDDRLQGTNDLAEKLGAEVVVIEEDHSFETIVEYAKLVGATDLIIGKNLVKPWYERLFSEELDVRLLKRLPETELHLIPYKEKRSTLLAHSKELVEGGGKDFAISLICVFVATILTEGMQYLHFGEQNLMLVYIFFILLVARLTSGYFWSALSSILSVLAFNWFFVEPLYSLTVYKQGYPITLVIMLIVALMISNLMVRLKKQAVHAREKEQQMEILYELNKQFVLAEDQQQIVELSATYLGRLLDREVIFFDKHAMKQSQYTPKEAPLLLDHPEEAAVAYWTAKNQKESGYGTDTLSGAKGFYLPIVANGKTLAVLGIRRSRVLPIEDSQLNYLRLVLTQLAVILEQTELKNEKEQIELENEREKVRSNLLRAISHDLRTPLTAISGIAETLLQTNEELKQTTRQKLLTDIQTESQWLIRMVENLLSITRINMDTMQVKKSAEPIEEIIEAVYEHATKVYPDKALRVHLPSTVLFVEVDPILIEQAMFNLVENAFRHGSVKGQVEVGVYQEGENVICEVKNDGEISLKQYEKIQMNLSNEEEVPIDSKNGLGIGLSIVKTIVHAHGGKLEMTVAEGKTVVRIYLKKSEEVALHEESPID; translated from the coding sequence ATGGAAAGACAGAATATTTCAGAGAGATTATACAAGCCTGAAAAAGGTCGAGGGCGTCTGCGGGTTTATTTTGGTTTCGCCGCGGGCGTCGGTAAGACGTATGCGATGCTTGCAGAAGCACAGGAACTGAGAGTTCTAGGAAAAGATATCGTAGTTGGTTATATCGAGCCTCATGATCGTCCAGATACAAATGAGTTGTTAAAGGGGCTACCACAGATCCCTTTAAAAGAGCTGACATATAAAGGGTTGACTTTGAGTGAACCAAATATCGATGCAATCATCAAGCGACAGCCAGAAATCGTGTTGATTGATGAGCTTGCCCATAGTAATGCTCCAGGGTCAAGAAATCGCAAACGATATCAAGACATTGAAGAATTATTGAATGCAGGCATCAATGTCCATACGACGATCAATGTCCAACATATTGAAAGCTTGAATGATATCGTTGAAGAAGTAACAGGAATCGAAGTAAAAGAAACGGTTCCCGATACGTTTTTCCAGCATGCAACGTTAAAAGTCATCGATGTTGAACCGGATGAATTGATCGATCGTTTGGCACAAGGAAAAATCTACGCTAATGAAAATGCGAAGCGGGCGTTGCAACATTTTTTTATTCCTAAAAAATTGGAACAATTAAGAGGGTTAGCGATCCAGCGTGCCTCGGATCATATCAATCGCGTGATCGGTAAGACAAATGGTGTCCAAAGTAAATTGATCACGATCGTTCAAGATGCTTTCCCTAAAATGGCTGAAAAAAGCATTCGCTGGACCGCACGATTAGCGCAAGGACTAGGTGCAGAATGGATCGTCCTTTACATTCGTTCTGATGATCGTTTACAAGGAACGAATGACTTAGCGGAGAAACTTGGGGCAGAAGTCGTGGTGATCGAGGAGGATCATTCTTTTGAAACGATCGTCGAATATGCTAAACTAGTCGGAGCAACCGATTTGATCATCGGTAAAAACTTGGTGAAGCCTTGGTATGAGCGTTTATTTTCAGAAGAGCTAGATGTACGCTTACTCAAGCGATTGCCAGAAACTGAACTTCATTTGATCCCATATAAAGAAAAACGTTCCACACTCCTTGCCCATTCCAAAGAACTAGTGGAAGGGGGAGGGAAAGATTTTGCCATTTCATTGATCTGTGTCTTCGTGGCAACGATTTTAACTGAAGGGATGCAATATCTTCACTTTGGGGAACAAAACTTGATGTTGGTCTATATTTTCTTTATTTTACTTGTTGCTCGTTTGACCTCTGGTTACTTTTGGAGTGCGTTATCTTCCATTTTAAGTGTCTTGGCTTTTAACTGGTTTTTTGTTGAACCTCTTTATTCCTTGACCGTGTATAAACAAGGCTATCCGATCACTTTGGTCATTATGCTGATCGTGGCATTGATGATCAGTAATCTAATGGTTCGTTTGAAAAAACAGGCGGTCCATGCAAGAGAAAAAGAACAGCAAATGGAAATTTTGTATGAATTGAACAAACAGTTTGTTTTAGCAGAAGACCAGCAACAAATCGTTGAACTATCGGCGACTTATTTAGGACGTCTGTTAGATCGCGAAGTGATTTTCTTTGATAAACATGCCATGAAGCAAAGTCAATATACACCGAAAGAAGCACCGCTCTTATTAGATCACCCAGAAGAAGCGGCTGTGGCTTATTGGACGGCTAAAAACCAAAAAGAATCAGGCTATGGCACTGATACGTTAAGTGGGGCAAAAGGTTTTTACTTACCGATCGTTGCAAATGGGAAGACGTTAGCTGTGTTAGGCATTCGTCGCAGTCGGGTGCTCCCAATCGAGGATAGCCAATTGAACTACCTGCGCTTAGTATTAACACAACTTGCGGTTATTTTGGAGCAAACCGAGCTTAAAAATGAAAAAGAGCAGATCGAGTTAGAAAATGAGCGGGAGAAAGTTCGTAGCAATTTATTGCGGGCGATCTCTCACGATTTGCGTACACCACTGACGGCGATTTCTGGAATTGCGGAAACACTCTTGCAAACAAATGAAGAGCTGAAACAAACGACGCGGCAAAAGCTTTTGACCGATATCCAGACCGAATCTCAGTGGTTGATCCGGATGGTGGAAAATCTGCTATCGATTACTCGCATCAATATGGACACGATGCAAGTGAAAAAATCGGCGGAACCGATCGAAGAAATCATTGAAGCTGTGTATGAACATGCTACGAAGGTGTATCCTGACAAAGCATTGCGCGTCCATTTACCTTCGACTGTTTTATTCGTAGAAGTTGATCCGATATTGATCGAACAAGCGATGTTCAATCTGGTGGAAAACGCGTTCCGCCATGGCTCAGTCAAAGGACAAGTAGAAGTCGGCGTGTACCAAGAAGGCGAAAACGTCATTTGTGAAGTAAAAAATGACGGTGAGATCTCGTTGAAGCAATATGAAAAAATCCAAATGAATCTATCGAACGAAGAAGAAGTACCGATCGATTCTAAAAATGGCCTTGGGATTGGCTTAAGTATTGTCAAAACGATCGTCCATGCTCATGGTGGTAAACTAGAAATGACCGTAGCAGAAGGAAAAACAGTGGTTCGTATTTATCTGAAAAAGAGTGAGGAGGTGGCGCTGCATGAGGAAAGTCCTATTGATTGA
- a CDS encoding potassium-transporting ATPase subunit C: MKKVLRAQLSFLFISILLFGGLYTVTVTGIGQLFFPHQANGSQEVVAGKVVGSTLIGQPFQQAAYFNGRDQEVTQLSPTSVEQKKLVEDKTRLAQQNNQTIEIPIDLVTNSASGLDPHISVAAAESQASRIAKERGQDVTKIRAIIQEKAQKDWFSDRKFVNVLELNLSLDRL, translated from the coding sequence ATGAAAAAGGTACTTAGAGCACAGCTCAGTTTTTTATTTATCAGCATTCTACTTTTTGGTGGGCTTTATACCGTGACTGTTACTGGGATCGGTCAACTTTTCTTTCCCCATCAAGCCAACGGCAGTCAGGAAGTCGTTGCAGGAAAGGTGGTCGGTTCAACATTGATTGGCCAACCGTTTCAACAAGCTGCTTATTTTAATGGAAGAGACCAAGAAGTAACACAACTTTCACCAACGTCAGTCGAGCAAAAGAAATTAGTAGAAGACAAAACAAGATTAGCTCAACAAAACAATCAAACAATTGAGATCCCGATCGATCTGGTCACGAACTCAGCAAGTGGTCTCGATCCACATATCAGCGTAGCTGCCGCAGAAAGTCAAGCCTCACGGATCGCCAAGGAGCGTGGACAAGACGTGACTAAGATTCGTGCTATAATACAGGAAAAAGCACAGAAAGATTGGTTTTCGGATCGGAAATTTGTCAATGTGCTTGAACTGAATCTGTCATTAGATCGTTTATAG